One genomic window of Elaeis guineensis isolate ETL-2024a chromosome 2, EG11, whole genome shotgun sequence includes the following:
- the LOC105047545 gene encoding uncharacterized protein: MAKERDPPPKAALIATTRSSISRYLSHASTALGIEPAAAMLSKFATFQSRRTSKQKGKQYDRFGSQAHSKEAVLTSKSNIPYDLSEPIQDDKIDSEASYAKSVLPNSDASPVVTHISDGSSSVGSFRKYAIYDGKESQTTSVLSEETDAVPSVLLPYEDAEEQFLEDHEGYFLHLSVDNIRKDQYPKLELQRIVYLDYASCPLYSRYQVEQHMQFLLEETDAFLGSNYATEKQSVLHDTYVDIASGHILNLLNTTQNEYTTIFTPGLPSCYHLLGQMHNFKKGTHVLASHDHHMSVQHFIRVASQSKLRTAAIPLKSKDLYVHGNDMHKLLRKQNSSGHGCGLLLLPAQSFLSGMCHPLSWIVGAQQNGWEVLLDVSSCLPMVRIDLSLYQPEFVIGSLHHMLGYPSGVAFLLVRRSSHSVCIKKGSAQVKLAKVPDNGKSVHVLTEGENLNIHMFAALSFGFEHLENIGIVAIQKRVESLITWLVRTLKSLKHKLEEKPLLQLYGSLDLKYRGSILAFNILDPTGNIFPARLVQQLAVKTNIFLGVGTLEDLSVYNILDQKSDKQVEGVSSYASTYNFEVVRLSLGPISTFGDVYRLAQFLSRFRDEDYMSSEAAGYVEELENEC, from the exons ATGGCGAAGGAGCGGGACCCACCGCCAAAAGCTGCTCTCATTGCTACCACCCGGTCCTCCATCTCGCGCTATCTTTCTCACGCATCCACGGCTCTGGGGATCGAACCGGCAGCGGCCATGCTCTCCAAGTTCGCGACTTTCCAGAGCAGGAGAACCTCCAAGCAG AAGGGAAAGCAATACGACAGATTTGGTTCACAAGCTCATTCTAAAGAAGCGGTTTTGACTTCAAAGTCGAATATACCTTATGATTTATCGGAACCAATACAAGATGATAAAATAGATTCTGAAGCATCCTATGCGAAAAGTGTGTTGCCAAATTCTGATGCCTCGCCTGTAGTAACCCATATTTCTGACGGGAGCTCAAGCGTGGGCTCCTTCCGAAAATATGCCATATATGATGGTAAAGAAAGCCAAACCACTTCGGTCTTATCTGAGGAAACTGATGCTGTCCCTTCTGTATTGCTTCCCTATGAGGATGCTGAAGAGCAGTTCTTAGAAGACCATGAAGGTTACTTTTTGCACCTGTCGGTGGACAATATACGTAAGGATCAATACCCTAAACTTGAGCTGCAAAGAATTGTCTACCTGGATTATGCATCTTGCCCGTTGTACTCGCGGTATCAG GTGGAGCAGCACATGCAATTCCTACTTGAAGAGACTGATGCGTTCCTAGGTTCCAACTATGCCACTGAAAAACAAAGTGTACTGCATGATACTTATGTTGATATTGCAAGTGGACACATTTTGAATCTTCTGAACACAACCCAAAATGAATATACCACAATTTTTACTCCTGGGCTTCCATCCTGTTATCACCTGCTTGGCCAGATGCATAACTTTAAGAAAGGTACTCATGTTCTTGCTAGCCATGACCATCATATGTCTGTTCAGCATTTTATTCGTGTAGCATCACAGTCCAAGTTGAGAACAGCAGCAATACCTCTTAAAAGCAAGGATCTGTATGTCCATGGAAATGATATGCACAAGTTGCTCAGAAAACAAAATTCTAGTGGTCACGGATGTGGGCTCTTGTTGCTCCCTGCCCAATCGTTCTTATCTGGTATGTGCCACCCTCTGAGCTGGATTGTGGGTGCACAACAAAATGGATGGGAAGTTCTTTTAGATGTTTCCAGTTGCCTTCCGATGGTTAGAATTGATCTTTCTTTATATCAACCTGAGTTTGTCATTGGTTCATTGCACCACATGCTTGGATATCCTTCTGGTGTTGCTTTTCTTCTAGTCCGAAGGAGTTCTCATTCTGTATGTATCAAGAAGGGATCAGCTCAAGTAAAATTAGCCAAAGTGCCTGATAATGGAAAAAGTGTTCATGTTCTAACAGAAGGGGAAAATTTGAATATCCATATGTTTGCAGCTTTGAGTTTTGGCTTTGAACATTTAGAGAATATTGGCATTGTAGCTATTCAGAAGCGGGTAGAAAGCTTGATCACTTGGCTGGTCAGGACTCTAAAGTCATTGAAGCACAAGTTGGAAGAGAAGCCTTTGTTGCAG TTGTACGGATCTCTGGATCTGAAGTATAGAGGCTCAATTTTGGCATTCAATATCCTCGATCCGACTGGAAATATTTTCCCAGCTAGGCTTGTTCAGCAACTAGCAGTGAAGACTAACATTTTTTTGGGTGTTGGCACCCTTGAGGATCTCAGCGTGTATAATATTTTGGACCAGAAATCAGACAAGCAGGTGGAGGGTGTGAGTTCTTATGCATCCACTTACAATTTTGAAGTGGTTCGTCTATCACTTGGTCCTATTTCCACATTTGGTGATGTATACAGGCTAGCACAATTTTTATCCCGCTTTAGGGATGAAGATTACATGTCATCTGAAGCTGCTGGGTAtgttgaagagcttgagaatgaATGTTGA